In Panicum virgatum strain AP13 chromosome 5K, P.virgatum_v5, whole genome shotgun sequence, the genomic window ATGGGCCTACTCCGGATCCTTTGACATCGGGGTTGCGATCAGAATTTGTGCTGTTTTCTTAGTTGCTTTTCAATTTTCGGTTTCGGTTGCAACCTTCGCGTGCTACACTTATAAGAAGTCAcccttcttctccctccaaAAGAAAGCCACTAATGtggtaataaaaaaaatacaagtgaCCAATAACCATATAGGATCTGTAAGCTACTTCTCCAATATATAAAGAGTTAGATTGTTAATGCAAAATTGATTTGAGTATATTCATCATAAAAATACTTTCACAACATGCAATATTTGTGCATTTTGTATATCATATTTTTGTATAAGTTTCTACTTAGTTACATTGCTAATTGTATGGACATATTTTCAATAATTTATATTTATGATAAGAGAAAGTACCATAGTGGATATAttttccacaccaccccacatcAATAAAATACCCCATTTTACTTTTTAATATTTTATCATCAATACAAAGAGCATAATAGATTGATAATGTAAGTTTGATCCTTGTAGATTAAATAGATTAAATATGAAATATACTTTCATAATCTTTTGTTATGTATATATTTTCATACAAATTGCTACTTGTATATCGTGTCAGATATTCTAAAACGGTTAGCATTTGCGAAGGAGTAGGCGGGGCACCTAGTGGGTGTGTTTACTGTTGTGTTAGGTCAATCTCAGTGCGCAGTTTTATGGAGTTACCAAGACTGAGTAGGTAACTGTGgaagttgaattttataagggTGGAATTCCTCTCATCCTATGAAACTCTCATCTTTCTCCTTGCCATGTCAACAAAATTAATAATGTGGAATATAATTTAATGCTACCAAGCTCTCCATAAAACTTTCATTTTGACTGactttatcttttttttaatgTTGAGACTGGCTTTGTCAATAACTAAAAAGAACGAATTCAACGATAAATAAGTACAAACACATGCTCAAATCATTTTTACTTAAATTTTAGTGGCACACGTGCCAAAAGGCCCATGTACACGGAACTAGAGAGATCTTTTGCTCAACGGTTTGGATAGAATAGAACTTGCTGCTTCTCCAACCTCCCGACTGGACGTAGGACGCGGGGACTGAGGGCCGgcgagccatggcggcggctctCCTCTCCCCTCATCCCTCTCTTCCGAGCCCCAACTCACGGTCCTCGCTTCGCCCAAGGCACGCGCTCGCCCAGTCGCACGACTCTCAGCTCACTGCCCATTCGCGTAAACTGCACACACATCCCCCTGTACTTGGCTGCGCTCCTGATTCTTGGTTGGTTCCTGGGTATGCGCAGGAGCGGGGGCGCGCTCGGCGCGGGAGCAGCGCGCGTTCCACTACCGAGGAGGAGGGTCCGTGTGCTCGCCTCGTGCTCTCGCGAGCCTGCTGCCGGGAACCGCGGGTTAGAGGTGGAAAGGAGGCGCCTTCTCATCTCTGGGCTCATGTCTTCTTTCGCAATCGCAACCCCAATTTCAGGTAGGAATCACGGGATGCCTCAGATCCTGCGGGTGCACGGTTCCTTAATAACTTCGGAAGTATGATTGATGCTCAGCTCTGGAGAGGAGTATGAGCTTGTTTAGTCGTCTGATTTCTGCGTATCGAATTGTCAGTTGTATCTGCATGTCATTGCCTCATCGTTATGTTTGAATAAAACCCATGAGCTGCTCTATTTTATGTTAATCTGAACCTGCATAATGTGATACATGCTGTAATGTTAAAAACAGGCTCTTGTGTTTATATGCATTTCCTTGCGTAATGTTTATATTAGCTGTTTTCCCCCTTGAAAAAGACCAATTCATAAATGCTCATAAGCACTTTGTTCATGACATTTCTGTAGAATCATATGCTGCCATGGAGACTGATGAAGATGTGAAGATGAACACGCAAGTTGATAAGATCAATGCATATTCTTTTCATTACCCTGTCGAACTGCCAGGAAAGAAATTCTCCTTCAAATGGTATTTCAGCTCTCTGTACTACAACTCTATACCGCCATCTACTCTTTCTATCAGAATTTCACTGTTATTTATGCTCGTTGGATTCTCCACGAGCACTACTAGGATAACACACAGTGACTTGCTGTCCCATTCTATTATATTCACAGGGTAGAGTCCAGAAAACCGGAGCGATATTCCTCTGCAGCGCCACTATCGCGTGAGTAGCCTCTGGTATAACAATGATAAGCaatgctcttattactctgttcATATAAAGGGATTGCTTCATTAAGCATAAGAACTTCGACAGCTGTACTTTTAAAAATCTCATTCATTTGACAATGAAAGCAAACTGACTGGAACTCCATGGCTCTATGCAGCTGATGCACGGCAACGTATTGTATCGGAGAGAGTTGACATGATACATAATGTTGTCATCTCGGTCTCGGTAAATCCTCAAATACTATATGATACTAGGAAATGCAGAAGTCTGCAATGTGTTGCATGGTTCAAACACAATGTATCATCTGTTAGCAATTAGGTCTTTGTATACAGGAATTTGTGCAAATTGTCATGGAAGAACTAAATATTTTTATTCTTGATGCAAATTGTTAGTGTCGAGATTTGATGGGAATCACATCAATTGAAACTCTGAAAAAATCACCCATGTCCATCATTTGTCTCATGCAGATCGGGCCACCAAATTCACGTTTTTTACCTTCAAAAGACAAGAGCTCATGGGATCCAAAAGATGTTGCTGATTGCATTTTGTCTGATAGATCTACCCTGGTACCTACttttttttgctttattttttatAAGTTATTAGCCATTTTGATTTTAAAGAAGAAATATTCTGCCTGAAAGTAACTCATGGACTTCAATGTACCatttcttgcattgcattgagCAAAATAGTTTCCAACAAACTATATGGATTAAGAAAAGGACGGCTATCATCTGAGTAATTCACCGTATTCATCAAGAAAGCAAAGTTCAATCAAAAGCACAAATTTAGTTTCAGATGTTTCTTGGTTATCTCCCTGTGTGGCGGTGTGTCACATGAAACATACATTGTCTCATGGTGTGAAGCTATGGTAATTTATCGACAACAAATTTTCAGTAACTCAGAGACCTAATCAGAAACTGTTGATATACTGTCATGCTGATGAAGGTTTGAAGTTCCTTGAATGCAGTTTTATGTTGGTATTTCGTGACATTGATTTTACAACTAAACTAAATCACCTTGCAGAAAGTAACGACTGGCCAGCGCATGACAGAGAGTTCTGTCCTTGATGCACACTGTACAGAGGTAAGCTCAGATCATTCTGAAGGAATAAGTCTATGTCATCTCGGTCTTTGTGGGTCTCCACCTAGGACAGGTTTCAGTTCTTCTTTTGACCAGCATCTCAGACCTTGCATGGTCCTTGCTGCGTGGTggttgctgcagctgcagcacatTGACATCTTAGACTAGCTTTAGCatctagaggacagcatctagAGGACAACAATTAGgacctagaggacagcatcttagactagtccTTGGTGTGTGTTTTGGCTGCCCTGCAGCCCTTGTATAAAAGCGTggccacccctcccgttggaaggcatggcattgtgagtgtgaatgaagaaaaacccagaaaactttcccaacttgagtgtcatcctctcagctcaatgagagtgaaaattgagctgctaacatctggtatcagagccgtactttcctgtaggttAGACATCTCCTGCActtctccctcccaagcagcagctagcacagcagcagctagcgcagcagcagcggaaGTTAGCGCAGCAGCACCTGCTGCACCCTCTACTCCACCTTCCTCACCCGAGCAGACGAGCGGCAGCTCGTCTGAGGCTGCGTCTTCTCCACGCAGCAGCCACctggaggcgcgccatgtccgacgcaccgtctcagcgctcggtcgcctcgagcgcacggcgtcagcgagatgccgagctcgccgcggcagaggagcgcaggcgagcgacggcacaagccgctgcagcagcggcgagggcggccaggctggctgcagcggagctggcggcggccagggcggaggtggaagcagaggcggcggaggatgcagcgcgtgcggcagaggtcgaggttgagaccttgcgcggcagcctcagcggctccatcgccggcgacgccacccgccgacgaggaccttgaggagttggagagggagagagcgcgggagcggaccgcgcggtgggcagcagtccaccccggtggcggcggcctggacggcggcgcgcccggcggcggtccaggggcccgcgcgcccggcggcgtccAGGCCCGCGCGCCCGGGGCGGCTAgatggcggcgcgcccggcgacggtccagggggcagcgcgccggcggcggcccagggggcggcgcgcccggcggcggcccaggggcggcgcgccggcggcggcccagggggccgcgcgcccggcggcggaggcggcgcccctggcggcgtccgcgtccttggcggcggcggcgctcctggctggggtgcgcgcggcggcgcccccggctaccacggcctccaggcagtggtcagggacgtcggtcccggtggtgggtggcccaccctcaccaagaccaactacgtcgagtgggccgcagtcatggaggtgaagctccaggtgcggcatatgtgggaggcagtccggtacggcgacgtcgactacgatgaggatcgacgggcgctggatgctctcatcgcagcagccccgcccgagatgcagttcacgctttccaagaagcgaactgccaaggaggcctgggactccatcgctgcggcacgtatcggcagcgaccgcgcccgcaagaccactctccaggcacttcgcaaggagtgggagaacctggccttcaagccaggtgaggatgttgatgacttcgccctccgtctcaacactctactgcagaaggtggtgcagttcggcgacgacacctacgacgaggagagagccgtcgagaagctcttccgctgcgtctccgagaggtacaggcagaccgctcgctcgatcgagtctctgctagacctctccaccatgacgatcgaggaggcgataggtcgcctcaaggtcgtcgatagcgacgagccacagcctccctcgggaggcatctccatcggtgggaagcgccacctcactcaggagcagtgggaggatcggcgcggtgacaggaggaggggggagccctcttcctcgactggtggccgcaagcgcggcaagccgcgaaaggggcgcggaggtgcccaagccggggcacgagggcgcgccgagggtggcgcccgcggagatgctcagggcggcgccgctgacaggcccaaggcagcacgagacgacgcctgccacaactgtggcaggcccggccactgggccagggactgcccgcagcggaggcgtgggggccaagcccacgtcgcggaggcccagccggatgacgagccggctctgttcctactccacggggacatggagccgcagccggcggcacctcctgtcaccgctctactccacctcgacgagccgcgtgcccgagttctcctcggcaacggctccgacgacgacagggtcgatggctggtacctcgactccggcgccacgcaccacatgaccgggcggcgggagttcttctccgacctggacgtcgacgtaggtggctccgtcaggttcggggactcctccgccgtggagatcaagggcgtgggctccgtgatcttcaccgccaagtccggagagcaccggatgctcaccggagtctactacatcccggcgctgcggaactccatcatcagccttgggcagctcgatgagagcggctcccgcgtggtgatcgacagcggggtcctccgcatctgggaccaccgtcgccagcttctcgccagggtggttcaagggaagaaccgcctctacatcctccatgtcggggtggcccagcctctttgtcttgcagctcgcagggacgacgaggcatggcagtggcacgagcgctttgggcacctccactttgaggccctgaagcggctcggcgccaaggagatggtgcgaggcctcccgtgcctcgaccacgtggagcagctctgcgacgtctgcgtgctgacgaagcagaggcggcactccttcccccagcaggcgagcttccgagccaaggagcggctcgagctcgtacacggggacttgtgtggcccggtgacaccggtcacacTGGGAGGACGacgctacttcctgctgctcgtcgacgacctctcccgcttcatgtgggtgatgatcctcggcagcaagggagaggctgcggacgccatcaggcgtgctcaggctgctgcggaggcggagagcggcagcaagttgcgcgtgctgcgcaccgacaacggcggcgagttcacggcggccgagttcgcggcgtactgcgcggatgagggcatccagcgccaccactccgcgccgtacagcccgcagcagaacggcgtcgtcgagcggcgcaaccagacggttgtggggatggcccgggccctcctcaagcagagggggatgccgactgtcttctggggagaggcggtggtgacggccgtctacatcctcaaccgctcgcccaccaaggcactcgacggcatgacgccgtatgaggcttggcatgggcgcaagc contains:
- the LOC120707425 gene encoding psbP domain-containing protein 5, chloroplastic-like — encoded protein: MAAALLSPHPSLPSPNSRSSLRPRSGGALGAGAARVPLPRRRVRVLASCSREPAAGNRGLEVERRRLLISGLMSSFAIATPISESYAAMETDEDVKMNTQVDKINAYSFHYPVELPGKKFSFKWVESRKPERYSSAAPLSPDARQRIVSERVDMIHNVVISVSIGPPNSRFLPSKDKSSWDPKDVADCILSDRSTLKVTTGQRMTESSVLDAHCTEVDGEPYWYYEYLVRKSPTKSAPEPNLFRHNVACTAERDGFLYSLNASTLSKQWESMGPFLQKTVASFRLLPPTDSYVPPYKDPWRFW